From the genome of Tenrec ecaudatus isolate mTenEca1 chromosome 1, mTenEca1.hap1, whole genome shotgun sequence:
CTCTGACCCCCATCCACCTCATATTGGCCCTACCCCCAAACCCCGACCCACTGAAATGTGTCAAAggtaaagatgtcacttggagggctgaggtgtgcctgacccaagcaggCTATGGCATTTCCAGTCGCGGCCTCTGCCTGTGACAGCCAGACGGTGAGTAAGAAAGAGCAGCACGAACTGAAGGACGTGCTGGCCGAGAGGGCAGAAGCATAGGCTGGTCTCTCTCGggaggagaagtacagccagaatgctccttagaggcaacggtGGCCAGGCTGCATCTCATGTACTAGGGGCCACTGTCGCTGGAGCAGGACATGTGCTGAGCTAAAACTACCGCACCAGTCAACCCAAACTCTCGACTGCCACCGAGTCATTTCCGAACCtttgcgaccctacagggcagactagaactgcccctgcgggtctcCGAGGGGGCAGGTGGCCCCTTCATTCTCCTGGTGGGGCGGCTGGCAGAGGGTGTGAGCTGCTggcctgtggttggcagcccagcgcgTAACGGGCTCCATGTGAAatacagggtcagccagcagagaTGAAGTGACACCGTGGCCTCCAACAGAACCGtgtttgtgaggatggggcagggccctGTACTgttggcagtgtttctttctgctgtgcgtGGCGGGGTcaagagtcggaatcgactccaaGGCACCTGACTGCAGACCTCTCCCgctggccccgccccttccccacAGGCCCCTCCCGctggccccgcccctcccgcTGGCCCCGCCCCGCCGGGCTCACCTAGTGAAGCGGACCTTGCAGATGTTGCACTCGTAGGGCTTCTCGCCCGTGTGCGTCCGGATGTGTCGCGGCAGCTTGCCGGCGCCCTGGATGACCTTCTCACAGATGGGGCACTTCTGGAAGGCCTTGGCGCGGATCTTCTTCTCCACTTTCTGCGACCAGGCCGGGTACGTGTCGCCGTCGTGGGTGGCGCTGAAGTACTTCAGGTAGTAATCCATGACGGCCTTGTCCTCCGCCCGCGACTCCTCGTCGCTgtcccccgccgccgccgccgccccagcCCGGCCCACGGACGACATCATCTGCTGCAGCAGCGTGCTGGCCGCCAGCCCGTCCCCTTCGGGCCCGTCGCCGTCCCCGTCCTCCGCCGCGCCCGACAGGAAACCCGGGGAGTCGCTAGGCTCTGGGGCCGCCTCCGAGAGCGAGgccgcctcctcctccccagcTCGGCCGTAGTGGCCGTTCTGCGTGGCGCCCGGCGGCGGCGGGAACAGGCCCCCGGGGGCGTCCTCGTCCCGCtcaggccacaggcctgggttgcTGTCGCCCTCGTCGCCCTCCCCCGCCGGGGGCCGCTCCCCCGGGGGCCCCGGGCCGTAGAAGTCCAAGCCGTTGCAGTCGCCGGCGGCCACGGCGGCGGCCACTGCGGCCACGGCCTCCTTGGTGGCGTCCAGGTCATCGTCGGACGCACCGAAGGCCGACCAGGGAAAGGGGGCAGCGGGGGGCAGGCTGTTGATGGGGTTGCTCTGGAAGAACTCGAGGTACTCTTTGGCACGCAGCAGGTTGCGCTGGTCGATCTGATCCACGAGGTCCAGCTGCCCGGCGTCGGTGCCGGCGTCGGTGGCCAGGATCTGCCGATCCAGCAGGTCGGCGCAGACGTGGCTGACGGCGGGGATCTCCAGCAGGCGGGCGGCACTCAGGATGTCGCCCACATTGGCCGTGCTGACGGTGAGGGTGGCCGTGTAGGCGAAGTCCACCAGGGCGGTGAGCGCCTCGGCGCTGACGAAGTCGATCTCGTACACGTTCTGCTGGTCCACCACGGCGCCCGACGTGAACAGCTTCTTGAAGTACTGGCTGCAGGCGGCCAGCACCGAGCGGTGCGTGGGGAACTCACGGCCCTCCACCAGGATCACCACGTCGCACAGCAGGCCCTGCGTCCGCTGCTCGTTCAGCCCGCTCAAAATGTCGCTGCTGTGGTCGGGGAACGGGATCCCGATGGGGCCGTCCACGCCGCCGGCCATCTTCCGCGCCGAGACCTGCCAcataggggaggggtgagggagccgTGGTGAGGACATGGGCGGGAACGCACATATGGCCCCACCCCGGTGGCCCCAGAGTCTCCGTGGCCATTTGTGAAATGCCACCAAAGCAGgccaccaaaccaaaccctgtgagtttctgcggctgtcacttgatgggagcagacagcctcatctttctcccagaggggctagtgggttccaaccgctgaccttgaggtgagcaacccaactggagaCCCACCACACCAGCGCGGGTCAGCCCACAGTAGGGGCTTAAAGAGCACGGCACCATCGCTGCCACTAGAGGgccctggaggaacatccatcAGAGGGGGCCTTGGGGGCTCTTAAGCACACCTAAGGAGCTGGGCAGGGCCTAGGCTGGCTGTTTCTGTTACTCTTGAGAGCCACCCAAGTCCCATATGCAGGAGAAGGGAGCTTGGGAGGGCTAGCCTGTCCCTGGCCCCACCCACCGGGAGGACAGATACTGGGGCTTTGGACCCTCAAGCCTGGCCGTCCTGCAGGGGTCCAAGTCAGCAGGAAGGGATGAGGCTGGCTAGTGCTCCCCCATCCCCACACACAGGACGAGGCTCAGCCCTGTGAGAAAAATTGAGGACCCAAGCCACCTGCCGTCTGCCTAGCTGTCGCCCCTAAAGTGAAGCCTACACCTGCCTCCCCAGAGATCCTCCCCCAACCCTCAGCACCTCCACCAGGCTGTGCAGCTCAGCCTGGCCAGGCCCTGGTGCTCTCTGGGACTCAGGCTCTCCATCTGTCTAATGGGTAGGGAGCTTTGAGAGGGCTGTGCCCTGGGGGGCCTGACTGACTGacctgccccctctccccctccctcctttttccGCCTTCTCCCTGTGACTCATCCACCCACTCTGAGCTTGTGTAACCCTCTGGCTGctgtccccacccctccaccctctcCAGGGAGCCCCTGGAGGCCCCCAGCCACCCCGAACAGCACATTCTTTCGGGCTGGCTGCGGTGCTCGAGCTGGAGTAGCCTCTGGACCAGGTCTCCAAGGAGAAGCCCAAGACTGTCCAGCCTCCGACTGTGGAGCCGCAAGCCCCTCCCACCTGGTCTGGCTCGGACCACGTCTTCCTGCTCTGCGGAAGATGCAGGTGGCCAGCCTGGTGCTATTCCGATTCTGCTTTCCTACCCAGACCTGGTTACTCTGGCTGGCTTGGTATGGCTGGGGTGGGCGAACTACACTTCCCAGGATGCCTCTCTCCTTGTGGCCCACGCCTACCCACCCTGGATCCTGCCTGGGCCCAGCTGCTCAGCCTCTGCCCCACAgccagcctgtgtgtgtgtgtatttgtagagagtgtgtgtatgtgctcaGTAGTGGCTGCAGGAGCAAGGAGGATGGGGTGAGCCCCCTTTGGCGGCTGCCACCATCTGCCGTCTAGCCGGATCAGACAGCctctgggggaaggagggggtctTTGACCCAGGCCACCCTGGCCTTGCCAGGCAGCTGCAAGCAAGTTAAGGTGCTGCCTGGCCTCAGGTGGGCCTGTCACATCCCCTGGGCCCTCTAGGTGGGGACCTGGCAAGTGCAGGTTATCCCAGCCTGTGTCCCACCCCTTCTTGGCCACATGTGGCAAGATCTACCTTCCCACAAAGCCTAGGGTCATGAGACCTCTGGCAGAAGGGGCAAGCCTGGGCCCGGAACTGGGTGTCCTCTGCCTGGGTCCCCAGCGGCTTAGCCCCTGGGTCGCCGGGGTGTCCTGTGAAACCCTGCCTGCCGAGGGTGGGAAAGGGCTCCTATTTCATAGCCGGGAGACCAAGGCCTAGAGAGGGCTGGCACCCGGGCCAAGGGTACGCACAGGTGCGAGTGGAGGCAGTCCCACCCCTCCCCCGAGAGTCCCAATGTCACTGGAAGCCCACTCTCCAGAACTCGAGAGGGAGGACAGCATCTTGGTTAGCCCCCTTGGCAGGCGAGGCCCCTAGCTGGCCCTGCACCCTATAGGTGCTCAAGAAGTGACAGTTTAGGGTTTAGTTCTTAACAATCGCAAAAGCCATTCTCTCctctggggggaggaggggaggcatGCCCCTACCCAACAGCCTTCATCACAGCCCCGCCCCTGCCGACACCTCTGCAGGATTTCCGGGGTGCCTGGTGCTGACTCCGCAGCCCGTGAGGGGCAGGCCCCGGCAGGCCCCTCCTGGTCTGGAAGCTGGGTGCCCTTCCCACAGAGGCACACAGTAGGGGCGCAGCAGATGAACAACCGGGTGGACCCGAAAACTGAAGAAACACCCTGCAGAGCCCACGCCCAGCCCCACCCACCTGGCTGCTGGGGCACACCCAGTGTCTGTAAGGTCCCACCTCTGATCTAACCTAGGGTCaacttgctgctgctgctttccaAGGCAGCAGGACCCAGGGCCGATCTCAGTCCTCTGGGGTCCTCCTCTGAGAACTTTCTGGAATGAAGGCAAGCTGTTCCTTGGGATAAGAAGCTGGTCATTCTCAGGTTAGCCACTCGACCTCCCAACAGCTCTGGGAGGCTCAGAGGTGTAGGGGTCTGGCCAAGGTCACCCAGATCTGAGCTCCTGTCCCTCCTAGGGGAGGGGTAGACTTGGCATGGCAGGTGTCACCCAGGAGGAAGCTGGGAAATGGGGGAAAGCAGGGAAAGAACACAcaggaagcctggggctccccaaggtcACCTAAATGGGTGAGGGGTGAAGCCCAGTCTCCTGCCTCCCACACTCCCTGGGAAGGGTTGGTAATTGCCACCAACACCTTCTAAGAGTCCTGGGGCACAGCTTAATGAGGGGTTAAtggcccccagccccctccccccaccagttAAATGGGTACACCTGGGAGTCATACCATGTCCCATACTGGGCTATCTGGGTACAAAACCCACTCCTGGCCCAGGGCCAAGCAGCatgaccttggacctctctgtgcctcagtttctccaggGGCAGGGACCACACCCAGAGCCTCAGCCAAACTTGTCTGAAGCCCTACTGTATACCAAGAGGCCGCCCCCAAAGGCACAACGCTGTTCTTCCAGCTTCCTTCTGGAACTGTCACTCCAGAATCCAGCCCCCTCTCCACCTACTATGTGGCCAGGAAGTGGGCAGGTAGTCCTAAAAGTAAAGACTAGGCTCAGAGAGGGTGGGTGGTGGGCCCCAAGACACACAGCAAGTGGGGCACCCAGGTGTGGCTGCCAGACCTGTGACCGCtggcccctgccccctcccaaccCTGGGACTGTGTCGCAAGGTCTGTGCAGACTGGCTACCCCACCCTGACCTGGTGCCAATCCCTGCCTGGCCCGGGCCGGCTATAATGGGAAGGAATGTGGTGCCCatggagggaggggtagggggactgtctgcctgcctgcccgcccgcTGGAGTGGCTGCCCCACTGCCTGCCCACCCCCTGTACAAGAGGACCAGAGGGCCGCAGGGCCAGATACCAGCAAACAGGCCCTCGGCCATTTTCCCTGTCCATTTACTGCCCTAAATGGGGAGGGGCTTCCTGCCCAGGCCTTAAAGGGCCAGAGGCAGGAAGGCTGCCGCACAGCGGGAAGTGTGAGTGGGGAGGGTGAGGAGGCCCTGGGGACCCCATCTGATTCCCAGTTCATGGGTGAGGTCGGAGACCACCCTGTTCCCACGCTCGGGGTTCAGCCCCAAGACCCAGGTTCAGAGGAAGCTGGGGCCGTCCCTGGTGGAAGCAAAGGACTGAGTTTCTCATCACTGGGGGTGAGTAAAGGTGGCTCTGCCCACGCCGCCCTTGGCTCTGCCTGCACCTGCTCACACGAgatgcctggtctctctctctctctcacacacacacacacacaccccaccccaacccgcaCGCACACAGGCCCAGTCCGAGCAGGTGGAGACTGGAGCCTGGGAAGCCCCCATGGAGTCTGTGCCCACGGCACCGGGTCAGATGGGAGGTGGGACCAGGCCTTGTTTTCCAGTCAAACCAGAAAGGCGTGGGTGGGGACGCTTCCACGGAGAGGCTGGCCTCAGCCTGCTGGGGGGACAGATGGAGGGGCTGTGTTTTGGCCACCCTCCTCCCCAAAGTGTAGGCTTTTCTGCCAGAGAGCACCTTCTGCACCTGGGGGCTGCGAgcttggggctgggctgggggactGGTCCTTGGGGCACCCGTAAGGGAAGCCAGGTCTGGAGCTGGAAACAGGCTCTCCAAGAGGGCAGAACCTTTCCTGTGGTCATGGTACTTGCTTCTTAGGGTGCCAACTTCCCTCCATCACCAGTTCCCCTGCAGGTACATATCAGTAGGGCCCACCCCCCATCACTctcaacaccacacacacacatacaaacatccCCCCGACCCCTCCACGCTCAGGAGCTGCCTCCCTGAGCAGAGAATCATGTTACCTGAGGAGCCTGGCGCAGACCCCAGCGTGGAGATGGCATGCGATGCTGGGATGGGGAATGAGCC
Proteins encoded in this window:
- the ZBTB7A gene encoding zinc finger and BTB domain-containing protein 7A isoform X3; translation: MAGGVDGPIGIPFPDHSSDILSGLNEQRTQGLLCDVVILVEGREFPTHRSVLAACSQYFKKLFTSGAVVDQQNVYEIDFVSAEALTALVDFAYTATLTVSTANVGDILSAARLLEIPAVSHVCADLLDRQILATDAGTDAGQLDLVDQIDQRNLLRAKEYLEFFQSNPINSLPPAAPFPWSAFGASDDDLDATKEAVAAVAAAVAAGDCNGLDFYGPGPPGERPPAGEGDEGDSNPGLWPERDEDAPGGLFPPPPGATQNGHYGRAGEEEAASLSEAAPEPSDSPGFLSGAAEDGDGDGPEGDGLAASTLLQQMMSSVGRAGAAAAAGDSDEESRAEDKAVMDYYLKYFSATHDGDTYPAWSQKVEKKIRAKAFQKCPICEKVIQGAGKLPRHIRTHTGEKPYECNICKVRFTRQDKLKVHMRKHTGEKPYLCQQCGAAFAHNYDLKNHMRVHTGLRPYQCDSCCKTFVRSDHLHRHLKKDGCNGVPSRRGRKPRVRGGGPDPAPAGGPAPPGTPATPSSPDARRNGQEKHFKVEDEDEDEVGAEGLGPLNVAGAGGGGGGGGGGATEGNLAAGLA
- the ZBTB7A gene encoding zinc finger and BTB domain-containing protein 7A isoform X2, translated to MTRAERDHGRDLVGAHSPSQHRMPSPRWGLRQAPQVSARKMAGGVDGPIGIPFPDHSSDILSGLNEQRTQGLLCDVVILVEGREFPTHRSVLAACSQYFKKLFTSGAVVDQQNVYEIDFVSAEALTALVDFAYTATLTVSTANVGDILSAARLLEIPAVSHVCADLLDRQILATDAGTDAGQLDLVDQIDQRNLLRAKEYLEFFQSNPINSLPPAAPFPWSAFGASDDDLDATKEAVAAVAAAVAAGDCNGLDFYGPGPPGERPPAGEGDEGDSNPGLWPERDEDAPGGLFPPPPGATQNGHYGRAGEEEAASLSEAAPEPSDSPGFLSGAAEDGDGDGPEGDGLAASTLLQQMMSSVGRAGAAAAAGDSDEESRAEDKAVMDYYLKYFSATHDGDTYPAWSQKVEKKIRAKAFQKCPICEKVIQGAGKLPRHIRTHTGEKPYECNICKVRFTRQDKLKVHMRKHTGEKPYLCQQCGAAFAHNYDLKNHMRVHTGLRPYQCDSCCKTFVRSDHLHRHLKKDGCNGVPSRRGRKPRVRGGGPDPAPAGGPAPPGTPATPSSPDARRNGQEKHFKVEDEDEDEVGAEGLGPLNVAGAGGGGGGGGGGATEGNLAAGLA
- the ZBTB7A gene encoding zinc finger and BTB domain-containing protein 7A isoform X1, whose product is MRGLVQAGPGRGGGGRTQIRGNLHRPPPSPGGDWPPAAGGGAGPGSLPPPGPSEGASAAAATAAAGAGPPRRCPGKEVSARKMAGGVDGPIGIPFPDHSSDILSGLNEQRTQGLLCDVVILVEGREFPTHRSVLAACSQYFKKLFTSGAVVDQQNVYEIDFVSAEALTALVDFAYTATLTVSTANVGDILSAARLLEIPAVSHVCADLLDRQILATDAGTDAGQLDLVDQIDQRNLLRAKEYLEFFQSNPINSLPPAAPFPWSAFGASDDDLDATKEAVAAVAAAVAAGDCNGLDFYGPGPPGERPPAGEGDEGDSNPGLWPERDEDAPGGLFPPPPGATQNGHYGRAGEEEAASLSEAAPEPSDSPGFLSGAAEDGDGDGPEGDGLAASTLLQQMMSSVGRAGAAAAAGDSDEESRAEDKAVMDYYLKYFSATHDGDTYPAWSQKVEKKIRAKAFQKCPICEKVIQGAGKLPRHIRTHTGEKPYECNICKVRFTRQDKLKVHMRKHTGEKPYLCQQCGAAFAHNYDLKNHMRVHTGLRPYQCDSCCKTFVRSDHLHRHLKKDGCNGVPSRRGRKPRVRGGGPDPAPAGGPAPPGTPATPSSPDARRNGQEKHFKVEDEDEDEVGAEGLGPLNVAGAGGGGGGGGGGATEGNLAAGLA